Proteins encoded within one genomic window of Halorussus salilacus:
- the ligA gene encoding ATP-dependent DNA ligase LigA, whose translation MEFGEFADAAAEIEQLSADTEITERVTSLLGSATDDLPVLARFVQGRVFPAWSSETLDIGPNYCYEAVARAAGTNVSAGDVEARLADVGDIGEVAASYEFGGQRGLAAFGSGGDDSALSVAGVADELAALADAEGSGSRDKKIDILFGLFNRASPREARYLARLVLSEMRIGVGEGTVRDAVASAFDVPVESVERALQVSNDYGEVARVAREEGEAGLDAMDLELGRPVQAMLAQAGTVSDALDEWGEAAVETKYDGARVQVHHDPEGLGWAGEATADAATDGDAREVAVFSRNMEDVTDALPEVVEFVEAHLDVPAILDGEVVATDDDGDPLPFQEVLRRFRRKHDVARAREAVELDLFAFDCLHAGGEDLLGAPVAQRHERLDAVLASGVADLRITDDADEIADIEADALDAGHEGIMLKDPESTYSPGRRGKNWLKRKPAVETLDLVVTGAEWGEGRRAKFLGTFLLSARVGDAGDEFETLGKVATGITDEELADLTELLEPHIRAQDGQEVDIRPEVVFEVGYEEIQESPTYSSGYALRFPRFLGVRDDKDPEDADSLERVERLAEKQ comes from the coding sequence ATGGAGTTCGGGGAGTTCGCCGACGCCGCGGCCGAGATCGAGCAGCTGAGCGCCGACACCGAGATAACCGAGCGAGTGACCTCGCTCCTCGGGAGCGCGACCGACGACCTCCCCGTCCTCGCGCGGTTCGTGCAGGGCCGGGTGTTTCCGGCGTGGTCCTCGGAGACGCTCGACATCGGCCCGAACTACTGCTACGAGGCCGTCGCGCGCGCCGCGGGCACGAACGTCTCCGCGGGGGACGTGGAGGCCCGACTCGCCGACGTGGGCGACATCGGCGAGGTCGCCGCGAGCTACGAGTTCGGCGGCCAGCGGGGACTCGCGGCGTTCGGGTCCGGCGGCGACGACTCGGCCCTCTCGGTCGCGGGGGTCGCCGACGAACTGGCGGCGCTGGCAGACGCCGAGGGGTCGGGGAGCCGGGACAAGAAGATAGACATCCTGTTCGGCCTGTTCAACCGCGCGAGCCCCCGCGAGGCCCGGTACCTCGCCCGGCTCGTCCTCTCGGAGATGCGAATCGGCGTCGGCGAGGGCACCGTCCGGGACGCGGTCGCGTCGGCGTTCGACGTGCCCGTCGAGTCGGTCGAGCGCGCCCTCCAGGTGTCGAACGACTACGGCGAGGTCGCCCGTGTCGCCCGCGAGGAGGGCGAGGCCGGACTCGACGCGATGGACCTCGAACTCGGCCGTCCCGTCCAGGCGATGCTCGCGCAGGCCGGGACCGTGAGCGACGCGCTCGACGAGTGGGGCGAGGCGGCGGTCGAGACGAAGTACGACGGCGCGCGCGTTCAGGTCCACCACGACCCCGAGGGACTCGGCTGGGCTGGCGAGGCGACCGCAGACGCCGCGACCGACGGCGACGCCCGCGAGGTCGCGGTCTTCTCGCGCAACATGGAGGACGTGACCGACGCCCTCCCCGAGGTCGTCGAGTTCGTCGAGGCGCACCTCGACGTCCCGGCCATCCTCGACGGCGAGGTGGTCGCGACCGACGACGACGGCGACCCCCTGCCCTTTCAGGAGGTCCTCAGACGTTTTCGCCGGAAGCACGACGTGGCCCGCGCCCGCGAGGCGGTCGAACTCGACCTGTTCGCGTTCGACTGCCTCCACGCCGGGGGCGAGGACCTGCTCGGCGCGCCCGTCGCGCAACGCCACGAGCGACTGGACGCGGTGCTTGCCTCCGGCGTCGCCGACCTCCGGATCACCGACGACGCCGACGAGATAGCCGACATCGAGGCCGACGCCCTCGACGCGGGCCACGAGGGAATCATGCTCAAGGACCCCGAGTCGACCTACTCGCCCGGCCGACGCGGGAAGAACTGGCTCAAGCGAAAGCCAGCAGTAGAGACGTTAGACCTCGTGGTCACGGGCGCGGAGTGGGGCGAGGGTCGGCGCGCGAAGTTCCTCGGGACCTTCCTGCTGTCGGCCCGCGTCGGCGACGCGGGCGACGAGTTCGAGACCCTCGGGAAGGTCGCCACCGGCATCACAGACGAGGAGCTGGCCGACCTCACGGAACTGCTCGAACCACACATCCGGGCCCAAGACGGACAGGAGGTCGATATTCGCCCCGAGGTCGTCTTCGAGGTCGGCTACGAGGAGATACAGGAGTCGCCGACCTACTCGTCGGGGTACGCCCTCCGGTTCCCGCGCTTCTTGGGAGTTCGCGACGACAAGGACCCTGAGGACGCCGACTCGCTGGAGCGGGTCGAGCGGTTGGCAGAGAAGCAGTGA
- a CDS encoding DUF555 domain-containing protein translates to MSNYLVAMEAAWLVRDVEDIDDAIGVAVSEAGKRLNDQSMDYVEVEVGATGCPACGEPFDSAFIAAGTALVGLVLEMKVFNAEGEEHAQRIAKSEIGGALRDVPLEVVETIEYEEDEDIEFGGEE, encoded by the coding sequence ATGAGCAATTACCTCGTTGCGATGGAAGCGGCATGGTTGGTACGCGACGTCGAGGACATCGACGACGCAATCGGCGTCGCGGTCAGCGAAGCCGGAAAGCGGCTGAACGACCAGAGCATGGACTACGTCGAGGTCGAGGTCGGCGCGACGGGCTGTCCCGCCTGCGGCGAACCGTTCGACTCGGCGTTCATCGCGGCCGGGACCGCGCTGGTCGGACTCGTACTGGAGATGAAGGTGTTCAACGCCGAGGGCGAAGAGCACGCCCAGCGCATCGCCAAGAGCGAGATCGGCGGAGCGCTCCGGGACGTTCCCCTCGAAGTCGTCGAGACCATCGAGTACGAGGAGGACGAGGACATCGAGTTCGGCGGCGAGGAGTGA
- a CDS encoding GNAT family N-acetyltransferase: MEFSESLEFDHEDRKRIYEFVERHGEVEADDARDRLRVDPGGFRHHVAILKRDGYLEELDGRLRAAFEEGAAEEYETDGVEFTIRPARQEDLSGIVGAIRRVAERGRYIVAESVADEVDHQEALLRHNELESRMFFVATVGSETRRSSEGPGTTDPGDEVVGWVHLHAPELDKLAHTAELTVGVLDEYRGHGIGSHLLERGLAWAAANGLEKVYQSVPSTNEDAIAFLDAHGWETEAVREDHYKIDDEYVDEVMMAVEL, from the coding sequence ATGGAGTTCTCCGAGTCGCTGGAGTTCGACCACGAGGACCGCAAGCGAATCTACGAGTTCGTCGAGCGCCACGGCGAGGTCGAGGCCGACGACGCGCGCGACCGCCTCCGCGTGGACCCCGGTGGGTTCCGCCACCACGTCGCCATCCTCAAGCGCGACGGCTACCTCGAAGAGCTCGACGGCCGCCTCCGGGCGGCGTTCGAGGAGGGCGCGGCCGAGGAGTACGAGACCGACGGCGTCGAGTTCACCATCCGGCCTGCCCGACAGGAGGACCTCTCGGGCATCGTGGGCGCGATTCGCCGGGTCGCCGAGCGGGGCCGATACATCGTCGCCGAGAGCGTCGCCGACGAGGTCGACCACCAGGAGGCCCTGCTCCGGCACAACGAACTCGAATCGCGGATGTTCTTCGTCGCCACCGTCGGGAGCGAGACCCGCCGTAGCTCCGAGGGGCCCGGGACCACGGACCCCGGCGACGAGGTGGTCGGGTGGGTCCACCTCCACGCGCCCGAACTCGACAAACTCGCGCACACCGCCGAGCTGACCGTGGGCGTCCTCGACGAGTACCGGGGCCACGGCATCGGGAGCCACCTCCTCGAACGCGGGCTGGCGTGGGCGGCCGCCAACGGACTGGAGAAGGTCTACCAGAGCGTCCCCTCCACCAACGAGGACGCCATCGCGTTCCTCGACGCCCACGGCTGGGAGACCGAGGCGGTCCGGGAGGACCACTACAAGATCGACGACGAGTACGTCGACGAGGTGATGATGGCGGTGGAGTTGTAG
- a CDS encoding dodecin family protein: MTAVKVIKVLGTSEESWQDAAEEAFREASKTVDDISGIEVEDWTAKVEDGEIQEYHATAEIAFPVHDE; the protein is encoded by the coding sequence ATGACGGCAGTCAAAGTCATCAAGGTGCTCGGCACCTCCGAGGAATCGTGGCAGGACGCCGCCGAGGAGGCGTTCCGCGAGGCCAGTAAGACCGTCGACGACATCAGCGGCATCGAAGTCGAGGACTGGACCGCGAAGGTCGAGGACGGCGAGATACAGGAGTACCACGCGACCGCCGAGATCGCGTTCCCGGTTCACGACGAGTGA
- the psmB gene encoding archaeal proteasome endopeptidase complex subunit beta, whose translation MDGSQFSQNAANLESSGPNPYEPELGSLPERSVDMSEVEQLKTGTTTIGLTTADGVVMVTDKRASLGNMVSSKTAQKVEQVHPNGALTIAGSVSAAQSLIRTLKVEGNLYETRRGEDMSMDALSTLTANLLRSGAFLIVVPILGGVDDEGGHVYSFDALGGVTEETYTVSGSGSQFALGVLEQDYHEDIGQDEAREVAVRALKSAVERDTASGNGMWMAEMDGEGVEISEFEDYDDAL comes from the coding sequence ATGGACGGCTCCCAGTTCTCACAGAACGCAGCGAACCTCGAATCTTCCGGCCCGAACCCCTACGAGCCCGAACTCGGCTCGCTTCCCGAGCGGTCGGTCGACATGTCCGAGGTCGAGCAGCTCAAGACCGGCACCACGACCATCGGCCTGACGACCGCCGACGGCGTGGTGATGGTGACCGACAAGCGCGCCAGCCTCGGCAACATGGTCTCCAGCAAGACCGCCCAGAAGGTCGAGCAGGTCCACCCCAACGGCGCGCTCACCATCGCCGGGTCGGTCTCGGCGGCCCAGTCGCTCATCCGCACCCTGAAGGTCGAGGGCAACCTCTACGAGACCCGCCGGGGCGAGGACATGAGCATGGACGCGCTCTCGACGCTGACGGCCAACCTCCTGCGGTCGGGCGCGTTCCTCATCGTGGTCCCCATCCTCGGCGGCGTCGACGACGAGGGCGGCCACGTCTACTCGTTCGACGCGCTCGGCGGCGTGACCGAGGAGACCTACACCGTCTCGGGGTCGGGGTCGCAGTTCGCGCTCGGCGTGCTCGAACAGGACTACCACGAGGACATCGGTCAGGACGAGGCCCGCGAAGTCGCGGTCCGCGCGCTCAAGAGCGCGGTCGAGCGCGACACCGCCTCCGGAAACGGGATGTGGATGGCCGAGATGGACGGCGAGGGCGTCGAGATCTCGGAGTTCGAGGACTACGACGACGCGCTATAA